A section of the Desulfuribacillus stibiiarsenatis genome encodes:
- a CDS encoding SOS response-associated peptidase produces MCGRFVLTTEEFITLATRFMIENTLNDYAPSYNIAPTQNALVIISQDGKNIASSFKWGLIPQWAKDMSMGAKMINARAETIDEKPSYKKVFFSRRCLVPTSGFYEWRTEGKSKIPYRIYLKETDVFSFAGIWETWLNQNNQPINTFSIITSEANEIVKPVHDRMPVILTPEQENDWLHQLNIDKDYLKSFLKPYDSNKMDIYHVSALVNSPKNNIKELLNRIS; encoded by the coding sequence ATGTGCGGAAGATTTGTTTTGACTACGGAGGAATTCATTACACTTGCTACACGTTTTATGATTGAAAATACACTAAATGATTATGCTCCAAGCTACAATATAGCACCTACTCAAAATGCGCTTGTCATTATAAGTCAAGATGGTAAAAATATTGCATCAAGTTTCAAATGGGGTTTGATACCGCAATGGGCAAAAGATATGTCTATGGGGGCAAAAATGATAAATGCTAGAGCGGAGACAATTGATGAGAAGCCATCTTATAAAAAGGTATTTTTCAGCCGAAGATGTTTGGTTCCAACAAGTGGTTTTTATGAGTGGAGAACAGAAGGGAAAAGTAAAATTCCTTATAGGATATACTTGAAAGAAACTGATGTGTTTTCATTTGCTGGCATTTGGGAAACATGGCTTAACCAAAATAACCAGCCCATTAACACGTTTTCCATTATCACAAGTGAAGCGAATGAGATAGTAAAACCCGTTCATGATCGTATGCCAGTAATACTTACGCCTGAACAAGAAAATGATTGGCTTCATCAATTGAATATAGACAAAGATTACTTAAAATCATTTCTAAAACCATATGATTCAAACAAAATGGACATATATCATGTATCAGCTTTAGTGAACTCGCCTAAAAACAACATTAAAGAATTGCTTAATCGGATTTCTTAA
- a CDS encoding DUF3800 domain-containing protein, with amino-acid sequence MKTKSRKLFLYIDESIFSYNGQNYFAVGMMAVVDEASESVIEKALTNLKNDPDIHEENTKEWDNRTLERGYFHATDDSKNAHSHLCNSIKEHLNAKVSYVVLKPHDSNFNLTVEQKHRINTELVSLIATEFIGEIKIVIENRISFSETIAQQFYENLYEVIDASVYTHPWLSANYPKIDIEVVGKENPGVQVIDFITWALNNFYSNNKKGIWFERLSLQQRMKYDQPDGDLAGGEYSLGNSIKENLNIYLLNPYPDEAFPLNDDFYNNIFFEMIYLLAEQILNKIFRDGLPEHVIHFESELNELVTQLKGGATNLEMIKKVAKLFIRLFDTMPIYSELRKDIDYKAFKFILHVRRCMGLVVMERYMVYLLLRCSKRLGNNW; translated from the coding sequence TTGAAAACTAAATCAAGAAAACTGTTCTTATACATTGATGAAAGCATTTTCAGTTATAATGGGCAAAATTACTTCGCTGTTGGGATGATGGCTGTTGTAGATGAAGCGAGTGAAAGTGTTATTGAGAAGGCATTAACAAATTTAAAGAACGATCCCGATATCCATGAAGAAAATACTAAGGAATGGGACAATAGAACATTAGAACGAGGGTATTTCCATGCGACTGACGATAGTAAGAATGCACACAGCCATTTATGCAATTCTATCAAAGAGCATCTAAATGCTAAAGTCAGCTACGTTGTATTAAAACCACATGATAGTAACTTTAACTTAACAGTTGAACAGAAACATCGAATCAATACAGAATTAGTTAGTTTAATAGCAACAGAATTTATCGGGGAAATAAAGATTGTAATTGAAAACAGAATAAGTTTCTCGGAAACTATTGCCCAACAGTTTTATGAGAATTTGTACGAGGTCATTGATGCCTCAGTATACACCCACCCCTGGTTATCGGCCAACTATCCTAAAATAGATATTGAAGTAGTGGGGAAAGAAAATCCGGGTGTTCAAGTAATCGATTTTATAACATGGGCCTTAAATAATTTCTATAGCAATAATAAAAAGGGTATATGGTTTGAGCGTCTATCCCTTCAACAGAGGATGAAATACGATCAACCAGATGGGGATTTGGCTGGTGGAGAATACTCTTTGGGTAATTCAATTAAGGAAAATCTAAACATTTATCTGCTTAACCCATATCCAGATGAAGCTTTTCCCTTAAATGATGATTTTTACAACAATATCTTTTTTGAGATGATCTACTTGCTTGCAGAACAAATATTAAATAAAATTTTCAGAGATGGATTACCTGAACATGTGATTCATTTTGAATCCGAGCTTAATGAATTGGTAACTCAGTTAAAAGGTGGTGCTACAAATTTGGAAATGATCAAAAAGGTTGCGAAGTTGTTTATACGATTGTTTGATACTATGCCTATATATTCAGAACTAAGAAAAGACATAGATTACAAAGCGTTTAAATTTATACTTCACGTTAGAAGATGCATGGGTTTAGTTGTAATGGAGAGATATATGGTTTACCTGCTGTTAAGGTGTTCAAAGAGATTAGGCAACAATTGGTAG
- a CDS encoding phosphorothioated DNA-binding restriction endonuclease, whose amino-acid sequence MGVFNNFLNQIDFLKVNILDGKPAFKKPLLLLLLISRLEQGILNQNKILFQDIEEELSDLIVNFGGRNYKSGPKPNQPFQYLNSSEFWNLHLANGEPVSSQYDLPLKLLCDKNSFATLDGDVYKLLQSSAASRAKVAHFILEKWWTDTIQQELVEVLKIPMLSVSTPQKPRNRDFTEHVLANYRYKCAICGFQASFNKTNFGIDGAHIKWFSQDGPDTLDNGLALCKIHHWAFDKGVISINSSDYKLQVSSRFVGRDQNSIDIIEKMNGRDLLPYKEVAPSNDFIEWHSKYIFLG is encoded by the coding sequence ATGGGTGTATTTAACAATTTTTTAAATCAGATTGATTTCTTAAAGGTTAATATATTAGACGGCAAACCGGCATTTAAAAAACCTTTGTTATTATTACTATTAATATCACGGCTTGAACAAGGGATTTTAAATCAAAATAAAATATTATTTCAGGATATAGAGGAAGAGTTATCCGATCTTATAGTAAATTTCGGAGGTAGAAATTATAAAAGTGGACCAAAACCTAATCAACCTTTTCAATATTTAAATTCTTCTGAGTTTTGGAATCTACATTTGGCAAATGGGGAACCAGTTAGTAGCCAATATGACCTTCCTCTTAAGCTACTATGTGATAAAAATTCATTTGCTACCCTTGATGGTGATGTATATAAATTATTACAGTCATCTGCCGCATCCAGGGCAAAAGTTGCTCATTTCATTTTGGAAAAATGGTGGACAGATACGATTCAACAGGAGCTAGTAGAAGTATTGAAAATACCCATGTTGTCCGTTAGCACACCACAAAAACCAAGAAATAGAGATTTTACAGAACATGTATTAGCTAACTATAGATATAAATGTGCAATCTGTGGTTTTCAAGCTAGCTTTAATAAAACAAACTTTGGAATTGATGGCGCTCATATCAAATGGTTTTCTCAAGATGGTCCAGACACATTAGATAATGGCTTAGCGTTATGCAAAATTCATCACTGGGCATTTGATAAGGGTGTTATATCTATTAACTCTAGTGACTATAAGCTTCAAGTGTCTTCCAGATTTGTTGGTAGAGATCAAAATAGTATTGACATCATTGAAAAAATGAATGGTAGAGATCTTTTACCTTACAAAGAAGTAGCACCAAGCAATGACTTTATTGAGTGGCATAGCAAATATATATTTTTAGGCTGA
- a CDS encoding HNH endonuclease: protein MRRLSKPPFNVATVYTECIKTVNDVQLKNKLSGCLAEITSDETLFETLAENTQLYRFPLKTVVNGSIDIPEMKKIYTYRMVSNTGREYYDMIFESPKNGICPLCGQREVETVDHYLPKTLYPTLVVTPTNLIPSCSACNRIKLTSIPTCSEDEPIHPYYDDIESERWLFSTLARLDSGFVIKFEVRAPATWNPVKVLRVEKHLSKFLSSLYSKRAGVELTEKKPRLNDLRKIGITMVQEYLSELAYDFSRVYTNSWQTAMYETLAEDTWFHEEGIYLID, encoded by the coding sequence ATGCGAAGACTATCAAAACCCCCTTTTAATGTAGCAACGGTATATACTGAGTGCATTAAGACAGTTAACGATGTGCAATTAAAAAATAAGTTGTCTGGTTGCTTAGCTGAAATTACTAGTGATGAAACCTTGTTTGAAACCCTTGCAGAAAACACACAATTATACCGATTCCCACTAAAAACAGTAGTTAATGGTTCAATAGATATTCCCGAAATGAAAAAAATATATACCTACAGGATGGTTAGCAATACTGGAAGAGAATATTATGATATGATATTTGAATCACCTAAAAATGGCATATGCCCATTGTGTGGTCAAAGAGAAGTTGAGACCGTTGATCATTATCTGCCCAAGACATTATACCCAACACTTGTTGTCACTCCTACTAATCTCATTCCTTCTTGTAGTGCATGCAACAGGATAAAATTAACCTCTATTCCTACTTGTAGTGAGGACGAGCCAATCCATCCATATTACGATGATATAGAATCAGAACGATGGCTCTTTTCAACATTAGCTCGTCTAGACTCAGGGTTTGTCATTAAATTTGAAGTTAGAGCACCAGCCACATGGAATCCAGTAAAAGTATTACGAGTTGAAAAGCATTTATCAAAATTCCTTTCAAGTTTGTATAGTAAAAGAGCAGGAGTAGAACTAACAGAAAAAAAACCTCGACTCAATGATTTGAGAAAAATAGGAATCACAATGGTCCAAGAATACTTGTCAGAATTGGCATATGATTTTTCACGTGTATACACGAACTCGTGGCAAACTGCAATGTACGAAACGTTAGCCGAAGACACATGGTTCCATGAAGAAGGAATCTACTTAATTGATTAA
- a CDS encoding restriction endonuclease: MLDFKELREDGVDFEQLIRELLLAEGLEVHWTGVGSDGDRDLIVEESYESVLGSIKKKWVVQCKHKALSGKSVSKDDLNILETCLAVGAEGFLLACSTQPTSALLRHFKDIEDSQKIQIKYWDSIEIEKRLMKPNNFHLIDVFFEKSSKKIGWKLFNTLDSKFWMAYYKKYFIYLSSRSSLTFCELQFVEKLIEVIEAFNGIDKKKLIGLERWTNKREYLVPRAVHYDDKNTIFTVFLDYMFFRGEKPKARVVDFDIYFNQNNWNIDGVRVNWDICFLEENFASDHFNINHKDYYKNYMDHFKIGYERENSIMNSIFNDYDFFEKAIINYELQDCIEYDKFIQGLDYIEGNIISYLKNTEGGSSLIETVLNECKVKHDFEKEDQRLQNTWQILYLNSIIKLRERGILSSSVDHPKGVIALSEMGKKMCNYFDTFLRQGCQ; the protein is encoded by the coding sequence ATGCTTGATTTTAAAGAACTTAGGGAAGATGGAGTAGATTTCGAACAACTTATCAGAGAATTATTATTAGCTGAGGGGCTAGAAGTACATTGGACAGGTGTAGGGTCGGACGGTGACAGAGATCTTATTGTGGAAGAATCATACGAAAGTGTACTAGGTTCTATAAAAAAAAAATGGGTGGTACAATGTAAGCATAAGGCTCTTAGTGGTAAGTCTGTTAGCAAAGATGATTTAAATATTTTAGAAACATGTCTTGCCGTAGGTGCAGAAGGATTTTTATTAGCGTGTTCCACTCAACCTACCTCGGCATTGTTAAGGCATTTTAAAGATATAGAAGATAGTCAAAAAATCCAAATTAAATATTGGGATTCCATTGAGATTGAAAAGAGATTAATGAAGCCAAATAATTTCCATCTAATAGACGTTTTTTTTGAGAAATCATCAAAGAAAATAGGATGGAAATTATTCAATACATTGGATTCTAAATTTTGGATGGCATATTATAAGAAGTATTTTATATATTTGTCATCTAGATCCTCATTAACATTTTGTGAGTTGCAATTCGTAGAAAAGTTAATTGAGGTCATTGAAGCTTTTAACGGTATTGACAAAAAGAAATTAATTGGGCTAGAAAGATGGACTAATAAAAGAGAATACTTAGTGCCAAGGGCAGTTCACTATGATGATAAAAATACTATTTTTACAGTTTTTTTGGATTATATGTTTTTTAGAGGCGAAAAACCAAAAGCAAGAGTAGTAGATTTTGATATTTATTTTAATCAAAACAATTGGAATATTGATGGAGTAAGAGTTAATTGGGATATTTGTTTTTTAGAAGAAAATTTTGCATCGGATCACTTCAATATAAATCATAAGGACTATTACAAAAACTACATGGATCATTTTAAAATTGGGTATGAGAGGGAAAATTCTATAATGAATTCTATTTTTAATGACTATGATTTTTTTGAAAAGGCCATAATCAATTATGAGTTACAAGACTGTATTGAATATGATAAATTTATACAAGGGCTCGATTATATAGAAGGTAATATAATTAGTTATCTTAAAAATACTGAAGGCGGTAGTTCACTAATTGAAACTGTTCTAAATGAATGTAAAGTTAAACATGATTTTGAAAAAGAGGATCAGCGTTTACAGAATACTTGGCAAATTTTATATTTAAATAGCATCATAAAGCTTAGAGAAAGAGGAATTCTATCTTCAAGCGTAGATCATCCAAAGGGTGTTATCGCCCTTAGTGAAATGGGAAAAAAGATGTGTAATTATTTTGATACATTTTTAAGGCAAGGTTGTCAATAA
- a CDS encoding AAA family ATPase: MEFEIVPSVSGQMPGKRAYLVQSNWDDWFRYNTTYILSYVDVSGNKYNIGSLKIGEINQSDARPSIPELFEKLGDQFFSVGQDESYYKELNILGENIRDEILNGLNDIAFNDVHFEKARNQHVLHSSLLRSLTTASVKGKFRRLSHGGARLSSYKFTYKVLQNNPIDLSFNVIPESNPPTNIHALIGRNGVGKTHLISNMIQTVLSEGNPPNADPLGIFYEDVEGSNSKYEEMFANIVLVSFSAFDTSQLPQERNVDSRGIKYSYIGLRQTDSHTGASLPPKTPNQLADEFAESAYNCCQISIVRWVNAIETLETDPLFKAYSISKLTQVKEEAEFKAEARKVFNDLSSGHKIVLITMTRLIETVEERTLVLMDEPESHLHPPLLSALIRSLSDLLIHRNGVAIIATHSPVILQEIPRSCAWILRSSISRILAADRPSIETFGENIGGITREVFRLEVENTGFHKLLQEAVGKYEEYDSVIDAFKGEIGHEAKALIRAMIANKE; encoded by the coding sequence ATGGAATTTGAAATAGTTCCATCAGTCTCTGGACAAATGCCTGGAAAAAGGGCTTATTTAGTTCAGAGTAATTGGGATGACTGGTTTAGATATAACACGACATACATACTATCTTACGTTGATGTCTCTGGAAACAAATATAATATCGGCAGTTTAAAAATTGGAGAAATCAATCAATCAGATGCGCGTCCCAGCATTCCAGAACTATTCGAAAAATTAGGCGATCAATTTTTTTCTGTCGGTCAGGATGAATCATATTATAAAGAATTAAATATTTTAGGTGAAAATATTCGCGATGAAATACTTAATGGATTGAATGATATTGCATTCAACGACGTTCACTTCGAAAAAGCAAGAAATCAACATGTTCTTCACTCATCATTATTACGATCACTAACGACAGCCTCAGTAAAAGGTAAATTCCGTAGACTATCTCATGGCGGTGCGCGGTTATCAAGTTACAAATTTACCTACAAAGTTTTACAAAACAATCCAATAGATCTTTCTTTTAATGTTATTCCTGAATCTAATCCACCAACGAATATTCACGCACTCATTGGGCGAAACGGAGTCGGAAAGACACACCTAATTAGTAATATGATACAAACGGTTTTATCAGAAGGCAATCCCCCTAATGCGGATCCACTTGGTATTTTTTATGAAGACGTGGAGGGATCGAATAGCAAATATGAAGAAATGTTTGCGAACATTGTTTTAGTAAGTTTTAGTGCATTTGATACATCGCAATTACCACAAGAGCGTAATGTAGATTCACGAGGTATAAAATACTCATATATTGGACTACGACAAACCGATTCACACACAGGAGCATCACTTCCGCCAAAAACACCGAATCAACTAGCTGACGAATTTGCCGAAAGTGCATATAACTGTTGTCAAATATCTATTGTTCGATGGGTTAATGCAATTGAAACACTTGAAACTGACCCTCTATTCAAAGCGTATTCTATATCTAAGCTCACGCAGGTTAAGGAAGAAGCAGAATTTAAAGCGGAAGCTAGAAAAGTTTTTAATGATTTAAGTTCAGGTCACAAAATTGTATTAATTACGATGACTAGGCTTATAGAGACTGTGGAGGAGCGAACACTTGTATTAATGGATGAACCTGAAAGTCATTTACACCCCCCATTATTATCTGCTCTAATAAGGTCATTGTCTGATTTGCTAATTCATAGGAACGGCGTGGCTATTATTGCTACACATTCGCCTGTCATATTACAAGAGATACCTAGAAGTTGTGCTTGGATATTGAGAAGCAGTATTAGCAGAATATTAGCAGCCGATCGTCCAAGTATTGAAACATTCGGAGAAAATATTGGAGGAATAACTAGAGAGGTATTCAGGTTAGAGGTAGAAAACACGGGATTTCATAAATTACTCCAAGAAGCAGTCGGAAAATACGAAGAATATGATTCCGTTATAGATGCATTCAAGGGTGAAATCGGTCACGAAGCAAAGGCGCTAATTCGAGCTATGATTGCGAATAAGGAGTAA
- a CDS encoding DUF6979 family protein, producing MNKYGEAAIKAVKVLESNKISPLVAWEIAVTEIFSNNASSCAKACPRNAFLALCETGIVNNIPPGLYTKSKMNKSYVLEGLTLLREDSQLADDINKLWKMVIGNQKKVHNHQMNVLVSLWKNGLIKY from the coding sequence ATGAATAAATATGGAGAAGCTGCCATTAAAGCAGTGAAAGTACTAGAATCTAATAAAATTTCACCGCTAGTTGCATGGGAGATTGCAGTCACAGAGATTTTTAGTAACAACGCTTCAAGTTGTGCAAAGGCATGTCCTAGAAATGCATTTTTGGCGTTGTGTGAAACAGGGATAGTTAATAATATCCCACCAGGTCTTTATACAAAATCTAAAATGAATAAAAGCTATGTATTGGAAGGGTTAACACTACTGAGAGAAGATTCACAATTAGCTGATGATATTAATAAACTTTGGAAGATGGTAATAGGAAATCAAAAGAAAGTGCATAACCATCAAATGAATGTATTAGTGTCCTTATGGAAAAATGGACTAATTAAATATTAA
- a CDS encoding NERD domain-containing protein — MGLFDKMADSFLQNFLTFTEPKFLKDFSKENQQLDDLLKLSETLKDGEKKDAIDKDIINLRAGIEGEGRVYNELKNSFIPFIGLHDVRLEYKGCAAQFDFIVITNKFICVLESKKLYGNIIINKDGDFIRMIKQKNGATFREGIYSPITQNERHSSLFREMLLDNEIIKHTPVKSLVVFANDKTIIDKRECPVNISCQIYKYDQIKTYLNEQLNDKDNIMDIPGKNMLKIARFILENHKPIAFDNIAKYRITEEDFLVGSKYSNKEIEKEQQNKEGLREKLKEYRLLKSREENIKAFYIYNNNQMEDLIHKKPQTIEDLLKVNGFGEAKVKKYGNDILDIFKWFS; from the coding sequence ATGGGACTATTTGATAAAATGGCAGATTCGTTTTTGCAAAACTTTCTTACTTTTACAGAACCTAAATTTCTCAAAGATTTTTCAAAAGAAAACCAACAATTAGATGATTTGCTCAAACTGTCTGAGACACTAAAAGATGGGGAAAAGAAAGATGCCATTGATAAAGATATAATCAATTTGAGGGCCGGTATTGAAGGTGAAGGCAGAGTCTATAACGAATTAAAAAACTCTTTCATACCATTTATCGGATTACATGATGTTAGACTTGAGTATAAAGGCTGCGCCGCTCAATTTGATTTTATTGTAATTACCAATAAATTTATCTGTGTGCTAGAATCAAAGAAGCTTTATGGGAACATTATTATCAACAAAGACGGTGACTTCATCCGAATGATTAAACAAAAAAATGGAGCAACATTTAGAGAGGGAATTTATAGTCCCATTACACAAAATGAGAGACATTCAAGCTTATTTAGAGAGATGCTATTAGATAATGAAATAATAAAACACACACCAGTGAAGTCATTAGTTGTATTTGCAAATGATAAGACAATAATCGATAAAAGGGAATGTCCAGTCAATATATCTTGCCAAATATATAAATATGACCAAATTAAAACATATTTAAATGAACAATTGAATGATAAGGATAACATCATGGATATACCAGGAAAAAATATGCTTAAAATTGCTAGATTTATTCTGGAAAATCACAAACCAATTGCATTTGATAACATTGCTAAATACCGTATAACAGAAGAAGACTTCCTAGTAGGATCTAAATATTCGAATAAAGAAATAGAAAAAGAGCAACAAAATAAAGAAGGATTACGAGAAAAACTAAAGGAATATCGTTTGCTTAAATCAAGAGAAGAAAACATAAAAGCATTTTACATATATAACAACAATCAAATGGAAGATTTAATACATAAGAAGCCTCAAACGATAGAAGATTTATTAAAGGTAAATGGATTTGGGGAAGCAAAAGTAAAAAAATATGGTAATGATATACTGGATATTTTTAAATGGTTCTCATAA